One stretch of Amycolatopsis tolypomycina DNA includes these proteins:
- a CDS encoding exodeoxyribonuclease VII small subunit produces the protein MSETTGEELGYEQARDRLVEVVRELEAGGLSLEQSLALWEKGEKLAKVCERHLEGARERIEAALASVEDDSEQ, from the coding sequence GTGAGTGAAACAACCGGCGAGGAACTCGGCTACGAGCAGGCTCGCGACCGCCTCGTCGAGGTCGTCCGGGAACTCGAGGCCGGCGGGCTCTCCCTCGAGCAGTCGCTCGCGTTGTGGGAGAAGGGCGAGAAGCTCGCGAAGGTGTGTGAGCGCCATCTCGAAGGCGCCCGCGAGCGGATCGAAGCCGCGCTGGCCTCGGTGGAGGACGACTCCGAGCAGTGA
- a CDS encoding 4-hydroxy-3-methylbut-2-enyl diphosphate reductase, which yields MSSASPGIEPAGTPTITGTASGKRVLLAKPRGYCAGVDRAVIAVEKALEVYGAPVYVRKEIVHNKHVVETLRERGAIFVDETSEVPEGALVVFSAHGVSPMVHAEAAERNLRTIDATCPLVTKVHKEVNRFAKDDYDILLIGHEGHEEVEGTAGEAPDKVQLVDTAEDVDKVEVRDPSKVIWLSQTTLSVDETMERVDQLRERFPNLLDPPSDDICYATTNRQVAVKAMAAECDLVLVVGSTNSSNSKRLVEVALKAGARASYLVDFAHEVDEAWLSGVTTVGVTSGASVPDELVMDLLAWLAERGYGDVNEVTTANEKITFAPPKELRKV from the coding sequence ATGAGTTCAGCGAGTCCCGGAATCGAGCCCGCGGGTACCCCGACGATCACCGGAACCGCTTCCGGCAAGCGGGTGCTGCTCGCCAAACCCCGTGGTTACTGCGCCGGCGTGGACCGCGCGGTGATCGCCGTCGAGAAGGCCCTCGAGGTCTACGGCGCGCCGGTGTACGTCCGCAAGGAGATCGTGCACAACAAGCACGTGGTGGAGACGCTGCGCGAGCGCGGCGCGATCTTCGTCGACGAGACGTCCGAGGTGCCCGAGGGTGCGCTGGTGGTGTTTTCCGCCCACGGCGTCTCGCCGATGGTGCACGCGGAGGCGGCCGAGCGGAACCTGCGCACGATCGACGCGACCTGCCCCCTGGTGACGAAGGTGCACAAGGAGGTCAACCGGTTCGCGAAGGACGACTACGACATCCTGCTGATCGGCCACGAGGGCCACGAAGAGGTCGAGGGCACAGCGGGCGAGGCGCCGGACAAGGTGCAGCTGGTCGACACGGCCGAGGACGTCGACAAGGTCGAGGTGCGCGACCCGTCGAAGGTGATCTGGCTGTCCCAGACGACGCTGTCGGTCGACGAGACGATGGAGCGCGTCGACCAGCTCCGCGAGCGCTTCCCGAACCTGCTGGACCCGCCGAGCGACGACATCTGCTACGCGACGACGAACCGCCAGGTCGCGGTCAAGGCGATGGCCGCGGAGTGCGACCTGGTGCTGGTGGTCGGGTCGACGAACTCGTCCAACTCGAAGCGCCTGGTCGAGGTGGCCCTGAAGGCGGGCGCGAGGGCGTCGTATCTGGTCGACTTCGCGCACGAGGTCGACGAAGCGTGGCTGTCCGGCGTGACGACGGTTGGTGTGACGTCGGGCGCGTCGGTGCCGGACGAGCTGGTGATGGACCTCCTGGCCTGGCTCGCCGAGCGTGGTTATGGCGACGTCAACGAGGTCACGACGGCCAACGAGAAGATCACGTTCGCGCCGCCGAAGGAACTGCGGAAGGTCTGA
- a CDS encoding class II fumarate hydratase, with the protein MADQEYRIEHDTMGEVRVPADALYRAQTQRAVENFPISGRGLERAQIRALGLLKAAAARVNLKLGVLDAEVADAIAAAADEVAAGAHDAHFPIDVFQTGSGTSSNMNANEVIATLASRALGRDVHPNDHVNASQSSNDTFPTTIHVAATEAVTKDVIPALEYLAGAIEVRAAEWADVVKSGRTHLMDAVPITLGQEAGAWASQIRFGVERLKSGLPRLGELPIGGTAVGSGLNAPEGFGASVAAELATVTGLPLTEARDHFEAQATQDSVVETSGHLRTVAVSLNKIANDLRWLGSGPRTGLAELALPDLQPGSSIMPGKVNPVIPEATLQVVAQVIGNDAAVAFAGAAGNFQLNVNLPVIARNVLESARLIAAVSRLLADKVFAGITVNTDRARTYAEGSPSIVTPLNSYIGYEAAAAVAKQALKELKTIREVVIERGYVRDGKLTEEQLDEALDVLRMARGGK; encoded by the coding sequence ATGGCTGACCAGGAATACCGGATCGAACACGACACCATGGGCGAGGTCCGCGTGCCTGCCGACGCGCTCTACCGCGCGCAGACCCAGCGGGCCGTGGAGAACTTCCCCATCTCCGGCCGGGGCCTGGAGCGCGCCCAGATCCGCGCGCTCGGCCTGCTCAAGGCCGCCGCCGCGCGGGTGAACCTCAAGCTGGGCGTGCTCGACGCCGAGGTCGCCGACGCCATCGCGGCCGCCGCCGACGAGGTCGCCGCCGGGGCCCATGACGCGCACTTCCCCATCGACGTCTTCCAGACCGGGTCCGGGACGTCGTCGAACATGAACGCCAACGAGGTCATCGCGACGCTGGCTTCGCGCGCCCTCGGCCGTGACGTGCACCCGAACGACCACGTCAACGCGTCGCAGTCGTCGAACGACACCTTCCCGACGACCATCCACGTCGCCGCGACCGAGGCCGTCACCAAGGACGTCATCCCGGCGCTGGAGTACCTGGCCGGCGCGATCGAGGTCCGCGCCGCGGAGTGGGCGGACGTCGTGAAGTCCGGCCGCACGCACCTGATGGACGCGGTGCCGATCACGCTCGGCCAGGAGGCGGGCGCGTGGGCGTCCCAGATCCGCTTCGGCGTCGAGCGCCTGAAGTCGGGCCTGCCGCGGCTGGGCGAGCTGCCGATCGGCGGCACCGCCGTGGGCTCGGGCCTGAACGCGCCGGAGGGCTTCGGCGCCTCGGTCGCCGCGGAGCTCGCGACGGTCACCGGGCTGCCGCTCACCGAGGCCCGCGACCACTTCGAGGCGCAGGCGACGCAGGACAGCGTCGTCGAGACGTCCGGGCACCTGCGCACGGTCGCCGTGTCGCTCAACAAGATCGCCAACGACCTGCGCTGGCTGGGGTCCGGTCCGCGCACCGGGCTGGCCGAGCTGGCGCTGCCGGACCTGCAGCCGGGCTCGTCGATCATGCCGGGCAAGGTGAACCCGGTGATCCCGGAGGCGACGCTGCAGGTGGTGGCCCAGGTGATCGGCAACGACGCGGCGGTCGCCTTCGCCGGCGCGGCGGGCAATTTCCAGCTGAACGTCAACCTGCCGGTGATCGCCCGGAACGTCCTCGAATCGGCGCGGCTGATCGCGGCGGTTTCCCGGTTGCTGGCGGACAAGGTGTTCGCGGGCATCACGGTGAACACCGACCGCGCGCGGACCTACGCCGAGGGCTCGCCGTCGATCGTGACGCCGTTGAACTCCTACATCGGCTACGAAGCGGCGGCCGCGGTGGCGAAGCAGGCGTTGAAGGAGCTCAAGACGATTCGCGAGGTCGTCATCGAGCGCGGGTACGTCCGCGACGGGAAGCTCACGGAGGAGCAGCTCGACGAGGCGCTCGACGTGCTGCGCATGGCCCGCGGCGGCAAGTGA
- a CDS encoding Pr6Pr family membrane protein, translated as MRSEKLTRAWFAVTAVVALTGLVTQVVVTASAPDGRVANLLCYFTIDSNLLVIATSALVAVGAARGTVFTVLWLDALAGIIVTGIVYQVALAGLHDLHGLAFFADTLLHKATPILFVLGWLLVGPRGALTWRTVWWSLAYPLTWLAFTLPRGALTGFYPYPFVDADALGYGPVALNCVFIGLFFTALTTGAFLYDRRLAPA; from the coding sequence ATGCGCAGCGAGAAGCTCACCCGTGCCTGGTTCGCGGTCACCGCGGTGGTCGCCCTGACCGGCCTCGTCACCCAGGTCGTCGTCACCGCGAGCGCCCCGGACGGGCGAGTCGCCAACCTGCTCTGCTACTTCACGATCGACTCGAACTTGCTGGTCATCGCCACCTCGGCGCTCGTGGCCGTGGGTGCGGCGCGGGGCACGGTGTTCACCGTGCTCTGGCTCGACGCGCTGGCCGGCATCATCGTGACGGGCATCGTCTACCAGGTCGCCCTCGCCGGCCTGCACGACCTGCACGGGCTCGCCTTCTTCGCGGACACCCTGCTGCACAAGGCAACGCCGATCCTGTTCGTGCTCGGCTGGCTCCTGGTCGGCCCGCGCGGCGCGCTCACCTGGCGCACGGTCTGGTGGTCGCTGGCCTACCCGCTGACGTGGCTCGCGTTCACGCTCCCGCGCGGCGCGCTCACCGGCTTCTACCCGTACCCGTTCGTCGACGCGGATGCCCTCGGCTATGGCCCGGTCGCGCTCAACTGCGTGTTCATCGGGCTCTTCTTCACCGCGCTCACCACCGGCGCGTTCCTGTACGACCGCCGGCTCGCGCCCGCCTAG
- the glpX gene encoding class II fructose-bisphosphatase codes for MMSAAESRREAPDRNLAMELVRVTEAAAMAAGRWVGRGDKIGGDGAAVDAMRQLVSTVSMRGVVVIGEGEKDEAPMLFNGEEVGNGDGPDCDVAVDPVDGTTLMAKGMPNALAVLAVAERGAMFDPSAVFYMEKLAVGPEAAGKVELGAPIAENIRRVAKAKNSSVGDVTVCILDRPRHEQLIKEVREAGARIRFISDGDVAGAIAAARPTTGVDMLIGIGGTPEGIIAACAMKCLGGELQGRLWPKDDAEREKALAAGHDLDRILLNDDLVRGDNVFFCATGVTDGDLLRGVHYREGGATTQSIVMRSKSGTVRMIDGYHRLNKLRAYSSVNFDGHLDAPADDVVPPLP; via the coding sequence ATGATGTCCGCCGCAGAGAGTCGTCGTGAAGCGCCCGACCGCAACCTCGCGATGGAGCTGGTCCGGGTCACCGAAGCCGCGGCGATGGCGGCGGGCCGCTGGGTCGGCCGCGGCGACAAGATCGGCGGGGACGGCGCGGCCGTCGACGCGATGCGCCAGCTCGTCTCGACGGTGTCGATGCGCGGGGTCGTGGTGATCGGCGAGGGCGAGAAGGACGAAGCCCCGATGCTGTTCAACGGCGAAGAGGTCGGCAACGGCGACGGGCCGGACTGCGACGTCGCGGTCGACCCGGTCGACGGCACCACGCTGATGGCCAAGGGCATGCCGAACGCGCTCGCGGTGCTGGCGGTCGCCGAGCGCGGCGCGATGTTCGACCCGTCAGCGGTGTTCTACATGGAAAAGCTGGCCGTCGGGCCCGAAGCGGCGGGCAAGGTCGAGCTCGGCGCGCCGATCGCGGAGAACATCCGCCGGGTCGCCAAGGCGAAGAACAGCAGCGTCGGCGACGTCACCGTGTGCATCCTCGACCGCCCGCGCCACGAGCAGCTCATCAAGGAGGTCCGCGAGGCAGGCGCGCGGATCCGGTTCATCTCCGACGGCGACGTCGCGGGCGCGATCGCCGCGGCCCGCCCGACCACCGGCGTCGACATGCTGATCGGCATCGGCGGCACCCCCGAGGGCATCATCGCCGCCTGCGCGATGAAGTGCCTCGGCGGCGAGCTGCAGGGCCGGCTGTGGCCGAAGGACGACGCCGAGCGCGAGAAGGCCCTCGCCGCCGGGCACGACCTCGACCGGATCCTGCTGAACGACGACCTCGTGCGCGGCGACAACGTCTTCTTCTGCGCCACCGGCGTCACCGACGGCGACCTGCTGCGCGGCGTCCACTACCGCGAGGGCGGGGCGACGACGCAGTCCATCGTGATGCGGTCCAAGTCCGGGACCGTCAGAATGATCGACGGCTACCACCGGCTGAACAAGCTGCGGGCGTACTCCTCGGTCAACTTCGACGGCCACCTGGACGCGCCCGCCGACGACGTGGTGCCCCCGCTGCCGTAA
- a CDS encoding S1 family peptidase, which produces MTRRLLVLLALLSLLVPGTAAAAPAIVGGTNADQPYPFAVSLHSASGKLFCAGALIAPTWVVTAAHCAFDKTPPTISVRAGTNESGQGGEVGQVAGIVVNPAFNTQSPAGDIALLRLTAPVAAAPIGLATAAAPGTATRILGWGQTCPKLNCGDIPTTLQQLDTQIVEGSKCTSVFDGTAELCTDNPGGRSGACFGDSGGPEIVREGDHWLLVGVTSRPGNNDPECATAPSIYTSVVAYAPWIAEKTKA; this is translated from the coding sequence GTGACCAGGCGACTGCTGGTTCTGCTGGCCCTGCTGTCTCTCCTGGTCCCGGGCACCGCCGCGGCCGCCCCCGCCATCGTCGGGGGTACGAACGCGGACCAGCCGTACCCGTTCGCGGTGTCGTTGCATTCGGCGTCCGGCAAGCTGTTCTGCGCCGGCGCGCTGATCGCGCCCACCTGGGTGGTCACGGCCGCGCACTGCGCGTTCGACAAGACCCCGCCGACGATCTCGGTGCGGGCGGGCACCAACGAATCAGGGCAGGGCGGCGAGGTCGGCCAGGTCGCCGGGATCGTCGTGAACCCGGCGTTCAACACCCAGAGCCCGGCGGGCGACATCGCGCTGCTGCGGCTGACGGCGCCGGTCGCGGCCGCGCCGATCGGGCTCGCGACGGCCGCGGCGCCGGGCACCGCGACCCGGATACTCGGCTGGGGCCAGACGTGCCCGAAGCTGAACTGCGGCGACATCCCCACGACGCTGCAGCAGCTCGACACGCAGATCGTCGAAGGGTCGAAGTGCACGTCGGTGTTCGACGGCACGGCCGAGCTGTGCACCGACAACCCCGGCGGCAGGTCCGGGGCATGCTTCGGCGACTCCGGCGGCCCGGAGATCGTGCGCGAAGGCGACCACTGGCTGCTCGTCGGCGTCACCAGCCGCCCGGGCAACAACGACCCGGAATGCGCGACGGCGCCGTCGATCTACACCTCCGTGGTCGCCTACGCGCCGTGGATCGCGGAGAAGACGAAGGCCTGA
- a CDS encoding ATP-dependent DNA ligase: MLLSELVRASAELAATRSRKAKIAVLAAVLRAAEVAELPAVVAYLTGQTAQDRLGAGWRTLAALGADPAPEPVVSVLEVDAALTAAAGVAAGTGSNTRRQEVLRALFTRLTNDEQQFLFRLVTGELRQGALEGVMVDAIAAAAEVAGEDVRRAFMLSGKLGVTAVAALTGGQAALAEFRLTLGTPVKPMLASPAESLDEAVAEHAEAIVEYKMDGARIQVHRQGDEVHVWTRTLREITGSVQELVELVRALPCESVVLDGETLALTDAGRPRPFQDTMSRFGSTREEQVKALLLRPYFFDCLHLDGVDLLDAPLSERNAALRKVAGAHVIPGEVGTARAAEVLEAAMEAGHEGVMVKDLASPYAAGRRGRAWLKVKPVHTIDLVVLAAEWGHGRRTGTLSNLHLGARDPDGGPPIMVGKTFKGMTDELLAWQTRTFQEIETHRDDWTVYVRPEIVVEIELDSAQVSTRYPGGLALRFARVVRYRPDKDPAEADTIDTVRGLLHGDRSEGS, translated from the coding sequence GTGTTGCTGAGCGAGTTGGTCCGCGCGTCCGCCGAGCTGGCGGCGACCAGGTCCAGGAAGGCGAAGATCGCCGTCCTGGCCGCCGTGCTGCGCGCGGCGGAGGTCGCCGAGCTGCCCGCGGTGGTCGCGTACCTCACCGGGCAGACGGCGCAGGACAGGCTGGGTGCGGGCTGGCGCACCCTGGCCGCACTGGGCGCCGACCCCGCGCCCGAACCGGTGGTCTCGGTGCTCGAGGTGGACGCGGCACTGACGGCGGCCGCGGGCGTGGCGGCGGGCACCGGGTCGAACACGCGGCGGCAGGAGGTGCTGCGCGCGTTGTTCACCCGGCTGACGAACGACGAGCAGCAGTTCCTGTTCCGGCTGGTCACCGGGGAGCTGCGGCAGGGCGCGCTGGAGGGCGTGATGGTCGACGCCATCGCGGCCGCGGCCGAGGTGGCGGGCGAGGACGTGCGGCGGGCCTTCATGCTGTCCGGGAAGCTCGGCGTCACCGCCGTCGCGGCGCTGACGGGTGGGCAGGCGGCGCTGGCGGAGTTCCGGCTCACCCTGGGCACGCCGGTCAAGCCGATGCTGGCGTCACCGGCGGAGTCGCTGGACGAAGCCGTCGCCGAGCACGCCGAGGCGATCGTCGAGTACAAGATGGACGGTGCGCGGATCCAGGTGCACCGGCAGGGCGACGAGGTGCACGTGTGGACGCGGACGCTGCGCGAGATCACCGGCAGCGTCCAGGAACTGGTCGAACTCGTGCGGGCGCTGCCGTGCGAGTCGGTGGTGCTCGACGGCGAGACGCTGGCCCTGACCGACGCCGGGCGGCCGCGGCCGTTCCAGGACACCATGAGCCGGTTCGGCAGCACCCGCGAAGAACAGGTCAAGGCGCTGCTGCTGCGGCCGTACTTCTTCGACTGCCTGCACCTCGACGGCGTCGACCTGCTCGACGCGCCGCTTTCGGAGCGCAACGCGGCGCTGCGCAAGGTCGCCGGGGCGCACGTCATCCCCGGCGAGGTGGGCACGGCGCGCGCGGCCGAGGTGCTGGAGGCGGCGATGGAGGCGGGCCACGAAGGTGTCATGGTCAAGGACCTGGCGTCGCCGTACGCGGCCGGGCGGCGCGGGCGGGCGTGGCTGAAGGTCAAGCCGGTGCACACGATCGACCTGGTGGTGCTCGCGGCGGAGTGGGGGCACGGGCGGCGCACCGGCACGCTGTCGAACCTGCACCTGGGCGCCCGCGACCCCGACGGCGGCCCGCCGATCATGGTGGGCAAGACGTTCAAGGGCATGACCGACGAGCTGCTGGCGTGGCAGACGAGGACGTTCCAGGAGATCGAGACCCACCGCGACGACTGGACGGTGTACGTCCGGCCGGAGATCGTGGTGGAGATCGAGCTGGACAGCGCCCAGGTTTCGACGCGCTATCCCGGTGGGCTGGCCCTGCGGTTCGCCCGGGTGGTCCGCTACCGGCCGGACAAGGACCCGGCCGAAGCGGACACGATCGACACGGTCCGCGGCCTGCTCCACGGCGACCGGTCGGAAGGGAGCTGA
- the xseA gene encoding exodeoxyribonuclease VII large subunit, with protein sequence MTTDTEASTAEKPWPVRTVARKIGDWIHRLGAVWVEGQVTQVSSRPNTQTAFLTLRDPSADVSMSVTCPNWLIREMEPPLREGASVVVHAKPSYFFGRGTISLRADQIRAVGIGELLARIERLKKLLAAEGLFSAQRKRPVPFLPKGVGLITGRASAAERDVLANAQRRWPHVRIKVLNSAVQGSQAVPQVMRALRIFDADPEIDVIVIARGGGSVEDLLPFSDEALCRAVSAAGTPVVSAIGHEPDTPLLDYVADLRCSTPTDAGKRIVPDVREETERVRQMRDRGRRALHGWVDTQTRLLTQIRSRPALADPLGPVQRRQDDVDVHRERARRAMLSLLAKDQAEIANSRARLTALGPAATLARGYAVVQFVDSAGNLQVLRSVSEVEAGAQLRVRVGDGAIGAVAEGEQG encoded by the coding sequence GTGACCACCGACACCGAAGCGAGCACCGCCGAAAAGCCGTGGCCGGTCCGGACCGTCGCGCGCAAGATCGGCGACTGGATCCACCGGCTCGGCGCCGTCTGGGTCGAGGGCCAGGTCACCCAGGTCAGTTCCCGGCCCAACACGCAGACCGCGTTCCTGACCCTGCGTGACCCCTCGGCGGACGTCTCGATGTCCGTCACCTGCCCGAACTGGCTGATCCGCGAGATGGAGCCGCCGCTGCGGGAGGGCGCGAGCGTCGTCGTGCACGCGAAGCCGTCGTACTTCTTCGGCCGCGGCACGATCAGCCTGCGTGCCGACCAGATCCGCGCCGTCGGCATCGGTGAGCTGCTGGCCCGGATCGAGCGCCTCAAGAAGCTGCTGGCCGCCGAAGGCCTGTTCTCGGCGCAGCGCAAGCGGCCGGTCCCGTTCCTGCCGAAGGGCGTCGGGCTGATCACCGGCCGCGCGTCGGCGGCGGAGCGGGACGTCCTGGCCAACGCCCAGCGCCGGTGGCCGCACGTGCGGATCAAGGTGCTCAACTCGGCCGTCCAGGGCTCGCAGGCCGTCCCGCAGGTCATGCGCGCGCTGCGGATCTTCGACGCCGACCCCGAGATCGACGTGATCGTCATCGCCCGCGGCGGCGGCAGCGTCGAGGACCTGCTGCCGTTCTCCGACGAAGCGCTCTGCCGCGCGGTTTCGGCCGCCGGCACGCCGGTCGTCAGCGCGATCGGGCACGAACCGGACACCCCGCTCCTCGACTACGTCGCGGACCTGCGCTGCTCGACGCCGACCGACGCCGGCAAGCGGATCGTCCCGGACGTCCGCGAAGAGACCGAGCGCGTCCGGCAGATGCGCGACCGCGGGCGCCGGGCCCTGCACGGCTGGGTCGACACGCAGACGCGGCTGCTCACCCAGATCCGCAGCCGCCCCGCGCTGGCCGACCCGCTGGGCCCGGTGCAGCGGCGGCAGGACGACGTCGACGTCCACCGTGAACGCGCCCGCCGCGCCATGCTCAGCCTGCTCGCCAAGGACCAGGCCGAGATCGCGAACTCCCGGGCCCGGCTCACCGCGCTCGGCCCGGCGGCGACGCTGGCCCGCGGGTACGCGGTCGTGCAGTTCGTCGATTCCGCAGGCAACCTCCAGGTACTCCGCTCCGTCTCCGAAGTCGAGGCCGGTGCCCAGCTGCGCGTGCGCGTGGGTGACGGTGCGATCGGCGCGGTGGCGGAAGGGGAACAGGGGTGA
- a CDS encoding helix-turn-helix domain-containing protein — translation MGDAAELGAFLKARRAALDPADLGLPAGVTHRRVKGLRREELAQLAGISVDYYTRLEQGRAKNVSDAILDALARALRLDAGEEAYLHNLAAPKRREQPAPQRIRPELQQLLDAVQAPAFIFGRYLDVLAWNALGGAVAFDFARLEERNIARLSFLGDRGKALYPEWDTVSREVVANLRAESGRHPGDPELARLVDELSRASAEFRELWAEHAVREKAQGWKVLANPVVGELRLRYETLRLPDDPDQGLVIYHAEPGSESERALGLLASWVAEAPLTRANVKPS, via the coding sequence ATGGGTGACGCCGCCGAGCTGGGCGCCTTCCTGAAGGCACGCCGCGCCGCCCTCGACCCGGCCGACCTCGGCCTGCCGGCCGGGGTCACCCACCGGCGGGTCAAGGGCCTGCGCCGCGAGGAACTCGCCCAGCTCGCCGGTATCAGCGTCGACTACTACACGCGGCTGGAGCAGGGCCGCGCGAAGAACGTCTCGGACGCGATCCTCGACGCGCTCGCTCGCGCACTGCGCCTCGACGCCGGCGAGGAGGCCTACCTGCACAACCTCGCCGCGCCGAAGCGCCGTGAGCAGCCCGCGCCGCAACGGATCCGGCCCGAGCTACAGCAGCTGCTGGATGCCGTCCAGGCGCCCGCGTTCATCTTCGGGCGCTACCTGGACGTGCTGGCCTGGAACGCGCTCGGCGGCGCGGTCGCCTTCGACTTCGCCCGGCTCGAAGAGCGCAACATCGCCAGGCTGTCCTTCCTCGGCGACCGCGGGAAAGCGCTGTACCCGGAGTGGGACACGGTGTCCCGCGAGGTCGTCGCCAACCTGCGCGCGGAAAGCGGCAGGCACCCGGGCGACCCGGAGCTCGCCCGGCTCGTCGACGAGCTTTCGCGGGCCAGCGCCGAGTTCCGCGAGCTGTGGGCCGAGCACGCGGTGCGGGAGAAGGCGCAGGGGTGGAAGGTGCTGGCGAACCCCGTCGTCGGCGAGCTGCGGCTGCGGTACGAGACGCTGCGGCTGCCCGACGACCCGGACCAGGGCCTTGTCATCTACCACGCCGAGCCGGGATCGGAGAGCGAGCGCGCGCTCGGCCTGCTGGCCAGCTGGGTCGCCGAGGCGCCGCTGACCAGGGCAAACGTCAAGCCGTCCTGA
- a CDS encoding NAD(P)/FAD-dependent oxidoreductase, with product MTDVAGDTYDLVIIGAGPTGLFAAYYAGFRGLSTAVVDSLPEPGGQVTAMYPEKMIYDVGGFAEVRGRDLVDGLVQQAAPFKPRYLLGRKAEKLAPAGEDLELTLDGGEPLRARAVLITAGIGEFTPRPLPAGDGWLGRGMVHFVPSLQAHAGQHVVVVGGGDSAFDWILALHPVAASVTLVHRRAKFRAAESIVRQARELGTRIITDAEVTRFVEAPDGSLEAVDVSIKGGGEERLPANAVVAALGFTADLGPIESWGLEIDHRAIAVDSTMATARPRVYAAGDVAAYPGKVKLIATGFGEAATAVNNIAVALDPEAHLFPGHSSNAE from the coding sequence ATGACTGATGTTGCCGGCGACACGTACGACCTCGTGATCATCGGCGCGGGCCCGACGGGCCTGTTCGCCGCCTACTACGCCGGGTTCCGCGGCCTCTCGACGGCGGTGGTCGATTCGCTGCCCGAGCCCGGCGGCCAGGTCACCGCGATGTACCCCGAGAAGATGATCTACGACGTCGGCGGGTTCGCCGAGGTCCGCGGCCGCGACCTCGTCGACGGCCTGGTGCAGCAGGCCGCGCCGTTCAAACCGAGGTACCTGCTGGGGCGCAAGGCCGAGAAGCTGGCGCCGGCAGGCGAAGACCTCGAACTGACCCTCGACGGCGGCGAGCCGCTGCGCGCCCGCGCGGTGCTGATCACCGCGGGCATCGGCGAGTTCACCCCGCGCCCGCTGCCGGCCGGCGACGGCTGGCTCGGCCGCGGCATGGTCCACTTCGTCCCCTCACTGCAGGCGCACGCGGGCCAGCACGTCGTGGTCGTCGGCGGCGGCGACTCGGCGTTCGACTGGATCCTCGCGCTGCACCCGGTGGCGGCGAGCGTCACGCTGGTGCACCGGCGCGCGAAGTTCCGCGCCGCCGAGTCGATCGTCCGGCAGGCGCGCGAGCTCGGCACCCGGATCATCACCGACGCCGAAGTCACGCGGTTCGTCGAAGCACCGGACGGCTCCCTCGAAGCCGTCGACGTCTCGATCAAGGGCGGCGGCGAAGAGCGGCTCCCGGCCAACGCCGTCGTCGCGGCGCTCGGGTTCACCGCGGACCTGGGCCCGATCGAGAGCTGGGGCCTGGAGATCGACCACCGCGCGATCGCCGTCGACTCGACGATGGCGACAGCGCGGCCGCGCGTCTACGCGGCGGGCGACGTCGCCGCGTACCCGGGGAAGGTGAAGCTGATCGCGACCGGCTTCGGCGAGGCCGCGACGGCCGTCAACAACATCGCCGTCGCGCTCGACCCGGAGGCCCACCTGTTCCCGGGCCACTCGAGCAACGCGGAGTAG
- a CDS encoding lipid droplet-associated protein, translating into MKPFPLPLRVAAGLAVSTAERVRELPRQLAGLPVTVVSQVLQASMRVQQHVTELAIKGDNALSSLRPVEDTPSWATFDEDAELGDVPPARPKFADVPEPRSEINGHVPSAAELEAELGDPWAAEERALAEEHADGENDSEDQAPRAPKPGTPAIDKKTKSETPRTSAAGYEGPAGLTGYDQLTLPQLRARLRQLSIEQLETILEYERAHADRSSFTGMLSRRIANARKAERAGEENGDGAEGQ; encoded by the coding sequence ATGAAGCCATTCCCGCTCCCCCTCCGGGTCGCCGCGGGCCTCGCCGTCTCCACCGCCGAGCGGGTTCGCGAACTTCCCCGGCAGCTGGCCGGGCTCCCGGTGACCGTGGTCAGCCAGGTGCTGCAGGCCTCCATGCGGGTCCAGCAGCACGTCACCGAGCTGGCGATCAAGGGCGACAACGCCCTCTCGAGCCTGCGCCCGGTCGAAGACACGCCGAGCTGGGCGACCTTCGACGAGGACGCCGAGCTGGGCGACGTCCCGCCCGCGCGGCCGAAGTTCGCCGACGTGCCCGAGCCGCGCTCCGAAATCAACGGGCACGTCCCGTCGGCGGCCGAGCTCGAAGCGGAGCTCGGCGATCCGTGGGCGGCCGAAGAACGCGCGCTCGCCGAAGAGCACGCCGACGGCGAGAACGACAGCGAGGACCAAGCTCCGCGCGCGCCCAAGCCCGGCACGCCCGCGATCGACAAGAAGACCAAGAGCGAGACGCCCCGGACCAGCGCCGCGGGCTACGAAGGGCCCGCCGGGCTGACCGGCTACGACCAGCTCACCCTGCCGCAGCTGCGGGCCCGGCTGCGGCAGCTCTCGATCGAGCAGCTCGAGACCATCCTGGAGTACGAGCGCGCCCACGCCGACCGCTCGTCCTTCACCGGCATGCTGTCCCGCCGGATCGCCAACGCCCGCAAGGCGGAACGGGCCGGAGAAGAGAACGGCGACGGCGCGGAAGGCCAGTGA